In Actinomycetota bacterium, the genomic stretch TCGCAAGTACCTGTTCGACATCCTCCAGGCCTGTGAGTTGTTGGTCAGGTTCACAGAAGGCAAGACGCTCGCCGAGTATCTCCAGGATCCCATGATGCGATCCGCCGTCGAGCGGCAATTCGAGATCGTCGGCGAAGCCCTGGCGGGAGCACTGCGTATCGATCCTTCGGTAGCCTCCGCAGTCAGCGATGCCCACCGCGTCGTCGCTTTCCGAAACCGCCTGATCCACGGTTATGCCTTCGTCTCGGACGAGGTCGTGTGGGGGGTCCTGGAGAACAACCTTTCGACGCTCCGCCACGAAGTAGCGACGCTCTTGGGGACGCCCGGACAGGACGAGTAGGGTTGCATTCTTGTGGCACCGGGACGCGCAAAGCGCGTGTCCCCAGCGCGGGCTTCCTTGGGCAGCAGCGCGGCGCGTGGTGGTGCACCTGGTCGCCAGGATCGACCGCAAGGTCTGGGACGCTAAGCCGGTGAGCGTCCTGACCTCCCTCCGCACTGCGACCAACAAGGGCGAGTACAAGGGAATCAAGGCCGTGATGCGTGGCGGCGAGACATGCCTCGTCCGGGAGAAGTAGAACATGCGGCGACATCGCCTCTTGACTTAATAACGAAGGCGGGGGTCGCATTCCGCCCATCGCCCATACAATACGATCGTGAAGATCTCGGTCACGTCCTTTGCCGCGGAGTCGGTTCGGCGCGTGCGCGAGGGGGGACGCACGAATCTGGTGATGGTGATCTCCAGCGGGTGCTGCGATTCGACTGCGCCGTTCTTGTACGACAACTACGTCCCAGAGGCGACTTCTGAGCCGGTCGGCGAGATCGAGGGTATTCCCGTCCTTGCGCCGGAGTGGATCCGCAAACTCTACGACGGGGATTCCGAACTGACGGTCGACGCCATCGAAAGCCCCGCCGAGGACTCGCTATCGCTCGAGAGCGATTTGGGTCGGCGCTTCGTGCTGCGCGCGCCGGGTAACTCAGGCCTCGGGTAGCGCAGCGTCACCGGGCGCTACGATGCGCGCGATGTCCTCGACCGAAGACCACTCTGCCTCCCCGCTGGGGTTCACCGGTGAGCGCGTTCTACCCGACGAGCCCGAGTGGGCTTGGTGTTTTCAGGCACACAAGTTCGGCTACGACGATTTGGCCGCGCGCATCTTGCCCGGCGCGCGCGTGCTCGATGTCGGCTGCGGCGAAGGCTACGGCGCCGAACTTCTCGCACGGCGCGCGCGCCTGGTGATCGCCTGCGACTACTCGTTCGAGGCCGTCTCGCATGCGCGC encodes the following:
- a CDS encoding DUF779 domain-containing protein; the encoded protein is MKISVTSFAAESVRRVREGGRTNLVMVISSGCCDSTAPFLYDNYVPEATSEPVGEIEGIPVLAPEWIRKLYDGDSELTVDAIESPAEDSLSLESDLGRRFVLRAPGNSGLG
- a CDS encoding HepT-like ribonuclease domain-containing protein, encoding MKPLEVRKYLFDILQACELLVRFTEGKTLAEYLQDPMMRSAVERQFEIVGEALAGALRIDPSVASAVSDAHRVVAFRNRLIHGYAFVSDEVVWGVLENNLSTLRHEVATLLGTPGQDE